The following proteins come from a genomic window of Anopheles ziemanni chromosome 3, idAnoZiCoDA_A2_x.2, whole genome shotgun sequence:
- the LOC131287935 gene encoding thioester-containing protein 1 allele S3-like, translating to MWQFVRSRLLLVITLVSATHGLLVVGPKYIRSNQNYTLVLTNFNSSLGRVDLKVKIDGTTDGGETILGLTKTVDVRRYQNRLVNFELPNLVPGNYKITLDGQRGFSFHKEADLILKTKSVSGLIQLDKPVFKPGDTVNFRVIVLDTNLKPPANVKTVNVTIQDPRGNVIRKWSAGRLHLGVFENKLEIAPTPLMGKFKMSVKIGGEELMTKSFEVKEYVLSTYEIDVYPTKVPLEEDQSLDLTVEAKYFTGKPVQGTAILRLYLSDGILDQTKTWEVYGMGQAQLKFNGLLDFYEPQHDVNINFTFIEKYTNRTLTIYKPITVHKYQYYVELVKDSPAFRPGMPYKCDIHVKYHNGTPAANVETEVTIYGLNDEYIETLTSDKNGVIKQTLIPSADSNTINIEVKIEDNDLLTEDIHRVETNTDAYVKIELKSKIMLNKPIKYSITCTDKMQFLVYYVVSKGNIIDEGLLRPSKTHKVPLQINANSKMIPKSRVIVATLAKDTIVYDTMDIEFKELSNNFKMVIDEQDREVKPGGQIELIMQGRPRSYVALAAYDNSLLQHNGNHDVHWENIEAVFDDFHDVQNNEYDKIHSMGLFARTLDSLQLEGASDKLARLESNGSSTKLIPFRTNFVESFLWKNLTIPINGQHKLIENVPESTTAWSLTGFSIDPEYGLGIIKQPIEFITVQSFYIVDNLPYSIKRGEAVALQFTLFNNLGGEYIADVTMYNVGNQTEFVGQTAGVPSYTKSISVKPKVGVPISFLVKPRKLGEMAVRLKASIMLGQETDAIEKVIRVLPESLVEKKMQSRIFSQNTYMNVSFPISLDIDKNADAGSQHISFHVNPNILTTVVQNLGDLLAVPTGCGEQNMVKFVPNIIALDYLTAIDSKDTNLINRATSLLRTGYQNQMRYRQTDGSFGVWQSGGGSVFLTAFVAKSMQTASKYISEVDVTMVAGAFQWLANKQQSTGRFNEVGPIAHTDMQGGLRNGIALTSYVLIAFLENENAKLTHQNVIARGVQYVAGLLPQVNDLYDLSIATYAMWLSGHHSKEYFINRLIDRSTVSDNGGMRYWYRDSNIIETTGYALLAMVQAGKFPDGVPVMRWLVNQRYVTGSFPRTQDTFVGLKALTKLAEVISPSRNDYSIQLKYKTQTKNFRVTSQEIGKLQFEDIPSDVKKIDINVAGLGFGLLDVKYEYALDLRNYTNRFVLTFEKLNTNSDYELKLKICASFIPKLANERSNMALVEVNFPSGYVVDPRPITEATTVNPIRNTEIRFGGTSVVAYYDNMGTEKNCFHITAYRRFKVALKRPAYVLVHDYYNPKLNAIQVYDVDQEKLCDICDKEDCPPECNK from the exons ATGTGGCAGTTCGTAAGGTCACGATTACTTTTGGTGATAACACTCGTCAGTGCTACTCATGG GTTGCTTGTAGTTGGTCCAAAATATATTCGATCCAACCAGAACTATACGCTGGTCTTAACCAATTTCAATTCGAGCTTGGGCAGAGTGGATCTGAAAGTGAAAATAGATGGTACAACGGACGGTGGTGAAACCATACTCGGCCTTACCAAAACAGTGGATGTGCGACGCTACCAAAACCGTTTGGTGAACTTTGAA CTCCCGAATTTGGTACCTGGCAACTACAAAATCACTTTGGATGGCCAGCGAGGTTTCAGCTTCCATAAGGAGGCTGATCTTATACTTAAAACTAAATCAGTTTCTGGTTTGATTCAGCTCGATAAGCCAGTCTTCAAGCCCGGTGATACGGTCAACTTTCGAGTTATAGTATTGGACACCAATTTGAAACCTCCGGCTAACGTGAAAACGGTGAATGTAACCATTCAAGATCCACGCGGTAATGTGATACGCAAGTGGTCGGCAGGACGTCTACATCTTGGAGTTTTCGAGAACAAACTCGAAATAGCTCCAACGCCACTGATGGGAAAGTTTAAAATGTCCGTGAAAATTGGTGGAGAAGAACTGATGACGAAGTCGTTCGAGGTGAAGGAATATGTACTCTCTACGTATGAAATCGACGTCTACCCTACAAAGGTGCCGCTGGAAGAAGATCAATCGCTCGACTTAACCGTAGAAGCCAAATACTTCACCGGCAAACCGGTACAAGGGACGGCTATTTTGCGCCTTTATTTGTCAGATGGTATATTGGATCAAACGAAAACGTGGGAAGTGTACGGTATGGGTCAGGCACAACTTAAGTTTAATGGTCTTCTCGATTTTTACGAGCCTCAACACGATGTGAATATCAACTTTACGTTCATCGAGAAATACACAA atCGCACCTTAACAATCTACAAGCCAATAACGGTGCACAAGTACCAATACTACGTAGAACTGGTAAAAGATAGCCCAGCATTCCGGCCAGGCATGCCGTACAAATGCGATATTCACGTTAAATACCACAACGGAACTCCCGCAGCGAATGTCGAGACCGAAGTGACCATTTACGGTCTCAATGATGAATATATTGAAACTCTAACTAGTGACAAGAATGGAGTGATCAAGCAAACTCTCATCCCGTCGGCAGATTCAAACACAATTAACATTGAA gtgaaaatcgaagacaATGATCTCCTGACCGAGGATATCCATCGAGTCGAAACTAACACAGATGCTTACGTCAAAATTGAACTGAAATCAAA GATAATGTTGAACAAACCCATCAAGTACTCGATAACCTGCACAGATAAAATGCAATTCCTCGTGTACTACGTTGTATCCAAGGGGAACATCATCGATGAAGGATTACTGAGACCCAGCAAAACCCATAAAGTTCCACTTCAAATCAATGCCAACAGCAAAATGATCCCAAAATCGAGAGTCATAGTAGCAACCCTAGCTAAGGACACGATAGTTTACGATACCATGGACATTGAATTCAAAGAGCTGAGTAACAAT TTTAAGATGGTGATCGATGAGCAAGATCGTGAAGTGAAACCTGGAGGACAAATTGAACTGATCATGCAAGGTCGGCCAAGATCGTATGTAGCCCTTGCAGCTTACGACAACAGCCTTCTCCAGCACAACGGCAATCATGATGTGCACTGGGAAAACATAGAAGCAGTGTTTGACGACTTTCATGATGTTCAGAACAATGAATACGATAAAATTCAT AGTATGGGACTTTTTGCGCGAACTTTGGACAGCTTACAACTTGAAGGTG CAAGCGACAAGCTGGCTAGATTGGAATCGAATGGCTCGTCCACGAAGCTCATCCCGTTTCGTACAAACTTCGTGGAGTCTTTTCTGTGGAAAAATCTTACGATTCCAATCAATGGTCAACACAAGTTAATCGAAAACGTGCCAGAGTCAACAACAGCCTGGTCGTTGACGGGTTTCTCAATCGATCCCGAGTACGGACTGGGGATCATCAAACAGCCAATCGAGTTCATCACGGTTCAGTCGTTTTACATCGTCGATAATCTTCCATACTCCATCAAACGAGGTGAGGCAGTTGCGCTACAGTTCACCTTGTTCAACAACCTCGGCGGCGAATACATTGCAGATGTAACGATGTACAATGTTGGAAATCAAACCGAATTCGTTGGACAAACTGCTGGAG TACCCAGCTACACGAAGTCGATCAGTGTTAAACCGAAGGTCGGCGTTCCTATTTCATTCCTGGTAAAACCCAGGAAGCTTGGAGAGATGGCTGTTCGCTTGAAGGCTTCCATTATGCTGGGCCAGGAAACGGATGCAATCGAGAAAGTGATTCGAGTGTTACCTGAAAGTTTGGTCGAGAAGAAGATGCAGTCACGTATTTTCAGTCAAAATACCTATATGAATGTATCTTTTCCCATTAGCTTGGATATAGATAAAAATGCGGATGCTGGATCACAACACATCTCATTTCATGTCAATC caAACATTCTCACCACCGTTGTTCAAAACTTGGGAGATCTTCTGGCGGTTCCAACTGGCTGTGGAGAGCAAAACATGGTGAAATTTGTGCCAAACATAATTGCGCTCGATTATCTAACTGCAATTGATTCAAAGGACACCAATTTGATCAACCGAGCCACTAGCTTACTTCGGACTGGCTATCAAAATCAGATGAGATATCGTCAAACGGATGGTTCCTTTGGTGTTTGGCAATCTGGAGGAGGCAGTGTCTTCCTCACTGCGTTTGTGGCGAAATCAATGCAAACTGCATCGAAATACATCAGTGAGGTGGATGTCACGATGGTGGCGGGCGCCTTCCAGTGGTTggcaaataaacaacaatcCACTGGACGATTCAATGAAGTTGGTCCAATAGCTCACACAGATATGCAAGGCGGATTAAGGAACGGAATTGCTTTAACGTCTTATgttttgattgcatttttGGAGAATGAGAATGCCAAACTAACTCATCAAAATGTTATTGCAAGAGGCGTGCAGTATGTTGCCGGGCTTCTTCCGCAAGTGAACGACCTCTACGACCTTTCGATAGCTACATACGCTATGTGGTTGAGTGGTCATCACTCAAAAGAATACTTCATTAACAGACTGATCGATAGATCTACCGTTTCCGATAATGGTGGCATGAGATATTGGTATAGAGATTCGAACATTATTGAAACCACAGGTTATGCACTATTAGCAATGGTTCAAGCTGGGAAATTTCCCGATGGCGTGCCTGTTATGCGTTGGCTTGTCAATCAACGTTACGTCACCGGAAGCTTCCCGCGTACGCAAGACACATTCGTTGGATTGAAAGCGCTCACGAAACTGGCCGAAGTAATATCGCCCTCAAGAAACGATTACTCCAtccaattgaaatacaaaacgcAAACGAAGAACTTCCGTGTAACATCGCAAGAAATCGGGAAGCTACAGTTCGAGGATATTCCAAGCGATGTTAAGAAAATCGATATAAACGTTGCAGGCTTGGGCTTCGGGTTACTGGACGTTAAATACGAGTACGCACTGGATCTGCGAAATTACACCAACCGATTTGTATTGACCTTCGAAAAGCTGAACACCAACTCAGATTACGAGCTGAAGCTGAAAATATGCGCGAGTTTCATTCCAAAGCTTGCAAATGAGCGTTCCAACATGGCGCTGGTAGAAGTAAACTTTCCCAGTGGCTACGTTGTTGACCCCCGTCCTATCACCGAGGCAACCACGGTTAACCCGATACGG AATACTGAGATACGTTTCGGTGGAACTTCAGTGGTGGCATACTACGATAACATGGGAACAGAAAAGAATTGCTTCCACATCACAGCCTACAGGCGTTTCAAGGTGGCTCTTAAGCGTCCAGCGTATGTGTTAGTGCACGATTATTACAATCCCA AACTGAACGCCATTCAAGTTTACGACGTGGACCAAGAGAAGCTGTGCGACATCTGCGATAAGGAGGATTGTCCCCCAGAGTGCAACAAATGA